In Paenibacillus phoenicis, one genomic interval encodes:
- the pdxT gene encoding pyridoxal 5'-phosphate synthase glutaminase subunit PdxT produces MRVGVLALQGAVAEHIRSLEKTGVEGVTVKQVEQLADLDGLIIPGGESTTIGKLMRKYGFIEAIRDFSGQGKPIFGTCAGLIVMAKEIEGGEEPHLGLMDIKVSRNAFGRQRESFETDLDVKGLEAPLRAVFIRAPLITAVGDGVEVLSTYKDEIVTARQGHLLVSSFHPELTDDFSLHTYFVEMIKQAKQP; encoded by the coding sequence ATGAGAGTAGGGGTGTTGGCGCTGCAAGGCGCAGTTGCGGAGCATATCCGCAGCTTGGAGAAGACCGGAGTTGAAGGCGTAACCGTGAAGCAAGTCGAGCAGCTTGCTGACTTGGATGGATTGATTATTCCTGGCGGCGAAAGCACGACGATCGGCAAGCTGATGCGGAAATACGGCTTTATTGAAGCCATTCGGGATTTTTCTGGACAAGGGAAACCGATCTTTGGGACTTGTGCAGGATTGATCGTCATGGCGAAGGAGATCGAGGGCGGCGAGGAACCTCATCTCGGTCTGATGGATATTAAAGTATCGCGCAATGCGTTTGGACGTCAGCGTGAAAGCTTCGAGACCGACCTTGACGTGAAGGGACTTGAGGCGCCGCTGCGGGCCGTATTTATTCGTGCTCCGCTGATCACGGCGGTTGGAGACGGAGTCGAGGTGTTGTCGACCTATAAGGACGAGATCGTGACCGCACGACAAGGGCATTTGCTCGTATCGTCGTTTCACCCGGAACTGACCGACGACTTCTCGCTACATACGTATTTTGTGGAGATGATCAAGCAAGCCAAGCAGCCGTAA
- the serS gene encoding serine--tRNA ligase has translation MLDVKILRNEYARVEEALKNRGKSLELISGFAPLDEKRRELLQESEALKNRRNTVSAEVAKRKKNKEDADELIVEMREVGDRIKELDEEVRTLEAQIDQLMLSIPNIPHESVPVGASEEDNVEVRRWSEPRKFDFTPKAHWDIAADLGILDFEAAAKVTGSRFTFYKGLGARLERALINFMMDLHSNEHGYEEMLPPYIVNQDSLYGTGQLPKFEEDLFKLTGSNDYYLIPTAEVPVTNYHRDEILNAEDLPRYYVAYSSCFRSEAGAAGRDTRGLIRQHQFNKVEMIKIVHPDTSYDELEKMTENAERVLQLLGLPYRVLALCTGDMGFTAAKTYDLEVWLPESGVYREISSCSNVEDFQARRANIRFRPEPKAKPEFVHTLNGSGLAVGRTVAAILENYQQEDGSVVIPEVLRPYMGNLQKITKRN, from the coding sequence ATGTTAGATGTGAAAATCTTACGAAATGAATATGCGCGCGTTGAGGAAGCGCTGAAAAATCGGGGGAAATCGTTGGAGCTGATCTCCGGTTTTGCCCCGCTGGATGAGAAACGCCGGGAGCTGCTTCAAGAGAGCGAAGCGCTCAAAAACCGTCGCAACACGGTATCTGCAGAAGTGGCCAAGCGTAAGAAAAACAAAGAGGACGCCGACGAGCTGATCGTGGAGATGCGCGAAGTCGGGGATCGCATCAAGGAGCTGGACGAAGAGGTACGAACGCTGGAGGCCCAAATTGATCAGCTGATGCTCTCGATTCCGAACATTCCTCATGAGAGTGTACCGGTGGGGGCTTCTGAAGAAGATAACGTTGAGGTGCGCCGTTGGAGCGAACCGCGGAAATTCGATTTTACTCCGAAGGCGCATTGGGATATTGCCGCTGACCTCGGCATCCTTGACTTTGAGGCTGCAGCTAAGGTAACCGGCTCGCGGTTTACGTTCTACAAAGGGCTGGGGGCCCGTCTTGAGCGTGCACTCATCAACTTTATGATGGATCTGCACAGCAACGAGCACGGGTATGAGGAAATGCTTCCGCCGTACATCGTGAATCAAGACAGCTTGTACGGGACAGGCCAGCTTCCGAAGTTCGAAGAGGACTTGTTCAAGCTCACCGGCAGCAACGACTACTATCTGATCCCAACGGCTGAGGTGCCGGTAACCAACTATCATCGTGACGAAATCTTGAATGCGGAAGACTTGCCGCGTTATTATGTGGCTTACAGCTCCTGTTTCCGTTCCGAGGCTGGCGCGGCGGGCCGCGATACGCGGGGTTTGATTCGTCAGCACCAGTTCAATAAGGTGGAAATGATCAAGATTGTCCATCCGGACACCTCCTATGACGAACTGGAGAAAATGACGGAGAACGCGGAACGCGTGCTGCAGCTATTGGGCCTGCCTTACCGTGTGCTTGCCTTGTGTACGGGCGATATGGGCTTTACGGCAGCTAAAACGTATGACCTAGAGGTATGGCTCCCGGAAAGCGGCGTCTACCGCGAAATCTCCTCTTGCTCTAACGTGGAGGACTTCCAAGCTCGCCGGGCGAACATCCGGTTCCGTCCGGAGCCGAAAGCGAAGCCGGAGTTTGTGCATACGCTGAATGGTTCAGGGCTGGCTGTCGGTCGTACCGTAGCGGCCATTCTTGAGAATTACCAACAAGAGGACGGCAGTGTTGTTATTCCTGAAGTTCTGCGTCCTTATATGGGGAATTTGCAGAAGATTACCAAGCGTAATTAA
- a CDS encoding YitT family protein — MFIVIGAVIVSVALELFLVPNKITDGGITGISVMSSYLSGLPLGVFLFLFNLPFLIVGYKQIGKTFAISTLLGISVMSAGTTLLHHVEPFVTDTLLAFVFGGILLGIGTGLVIRFGGSLDGTEIVAILISRRTPFSVGEVIMFFNFFILLSAGFVFGWERALFSLLAYYIAYKSIDIVVEGLNESKSVWIISDQIDEIGDAILSRLGRGVTYLTGEGGFSGDPKKVIFCVITRLEEAKLKEIVNHYDENAFLAVGNIHDVKGGRFKKKAIH; from the coding sequence ATGTTTATTGTCATTGGAGCGGTGATCGTCTCCGTTGCACTGGAACTGTTTTTGGTGCCTAACAAAATTACGGACGGCGGTATAACCGGTATTTCCGTAATGTCCTCTTATTTGTCGGGTCTCCCGCTTGGGGTATTCCTCTTCCTTTTCAACCTCCCTTTTCTTATTGTCGGTTATAAGCAAATTGGCAAAACTTTTGCGATATCCACCCTGTTGGGTATTTCCGTCATGTCGGCCGGCACAACACTGTTGCACCATGTTGAACCGTTTGTGACGGATACTTTGCTGGCCTTTGTGTTTGGCGGGATATTGCTGGGTATAGGTACCGGTTTAGTCATCCGCTTTGGTGGCTCCTTAGACGGTACCGAAATCGTTGCTATTCTGATTTCGCGCAGAACCCCATTTTCGGTTGGCGAAGTCATTATGTTTTTTAACTTTTTTATTTTGCTTAGCGCAGGCTTCGTGTTTGGCTGGGAGCGCGCATTATTTTCGCTGTTAGCTTATTATATTGCCTACAAATCGATTGATATCGTGGTGGAAGGTTTAAACGAGTCAAAATCGGTATGGATCATCAGCGATCAAATCGATGAGATCGGAGACGCCATTCTAAGCCGTTTGGGTCGTGGCGTTACGTACTTAACTGGGGAAGGCGGCTTTTCCGGGGATCCGAAGAAAGTGATCTTCTGTGTGATCACCCGCTTGGAAGAAGCCAAACTGAAGGAAATCGTCAATCATTACGATGAAAATGCATTTTTGGCCGTCGGAAATATTCATGACGTCAAGGGCGGACGTTTCAAGAAAAAGGCAATCCATTAA
- the tadA gene encoding tRNA adenosine(34) deaminase TadA yields MPSSSPLIPEPPASTYPHEYWMAEAIREARKAEAIGEVPIGAVIVRGDEIVGRGHNLRESSLDGTAHAEMIAIREASERLGAWRLLHCRLYVTLEPCPMCAGAIVQCRVPHVIYGAPDPKAGCAGTLMNLLQEPRFNHRTDITSGILQEECASLLTEFFRRLRKK; encoded by the coding sequence ATGCCTTCTTCATCCCCTTTGATCCCCGAACCTCCTGCCTCAACTTATCCCCATGAATATTGGATGGCCGAGGCAATTCGGGAAGCTCGAAAAGCAGAAGCCATCGGCGAAGTCCCCATCGGTGCGGTGATCGTCCGAGGCGACGAAATCGTTGGACGCGGCCACAACCTGCGGGAAAGCTCGCTCGATGGAACCGCCCATGCCGAGATGATTGCCATCCGCGAAGCCAGCGAGCGGCTTGGCGCCTGGCGGCTCCTTCACTGTCGTCTCTATGTCACTCTGGAGCCTTGCCCAATGTGCGCCGGGGCGATCGTGCAGTGCCGTGTCCCCCATGTGATCTACGGGGCGCCGGATCCAAAGGCGGGGTGTGCCGGCACCCTGATGAACCTGCTGCAGGAACCGCGGTTTAACCACCGCACCGATATTACCTCTGGCATACTTCAAGAGGAATGCGCCTCGCTGTTAACCGAGTTCTTCCGCCGGCTTCGCAAGAAATAA
- a CDS encoding ATP-binding protein — MTIKTKLALIISCFALIILSLNIVLSYFTVRDNLRRDSEANMMLTANQIAIAVEQSRSLYTYVKLTLGGRMSSDMTDAILIMTSPDRISQKSMSTNRSLLEITGIDPNHFDANHRLFGTYNYKNDEGLRRSVAEAISQNRSLLVDTRINGERVLECYVPVTNSGEKPYVIRVVSSYSPIADAINKQMISQLIVSLSLLALMVAGSYWMAGGLIRPIRHILDQVNVLASGRLDTRLKVSSFDELGLLAHKINIMADNLGRYTTELRQKSEENRSMKEYLESIISQTADAIHITDVKGRVLQVNAAFERLYGWSSEEIVGKYLDFLPESELDGRTIWRPENEVIETAESVLAETVRLRKDGSQVEVSISVSPIFDQAGKITALISISRDMTEHNKMEDLLRRSEKLTTVGQLAAGVAHEIRNPLTTLRGFLQMQQRTRVVNVMHTDVMLAELDRINLIVSEFLILAKPQAVQFQIKDVRFTMGDVVSLLDSEAHLHNIEFEVHFSPSPVLVHCEENQLKQVFINLLKNAMEAMPKGGKILLQVEEDDSGFAVLRVIDEGEGISKDRLQKLGEPFYTNKEKGTGLGLMISQRIIEGHRGTLKIESELGKGTAVTITLPLVQEEEEHHEGQADLAN; from the coding sequence TTGACTATAAAAACCAAGCTCGCTTTGATTATATCTTGTTTTGCGCTGATTATCCTCTCTCTGAATATCGTTTTAAGTTATTTTACGGTACGGGACAATCTGCGCAGGGACAGCGAAGCGAACATGATGCTGACTGCGAATCAAATTGCTATTGCTGTCGAACAAAGTCGTTCGTTGTACACTTATGTCAAGCTTACGTTGGGCGGAAGAATGAGCAGCGACATGACCGATGCGATCCTGATCATGACCAGCCCGGATCGTATTTCGCAAAAATCGATGAGTACGAATCGCAGCTTGCTGGAGATTACAGGGATTGACCCGAATCATTTTGATGCCAACCATCGGCTGTTCGGGACCTATAACTATAAAAATGATGAAGGGCTGAGACGCTCCGTTGCGGAGGCCATTTCGCAAAATCGCAGCCTGCTGGTGGATACTCGGATTAACGGCGAACGCGTTCTGGAGTGCTATGTTCCCGTTACGAATAGCGGGGAGAAGCCTTACGTCATTCGTGTCGTGTCTAGTTATTCCCCGATTGCCGATGCGATCAACAAGCAGATGATCAGTCAGCTCATCGTTTCCCTCAGTCTGTTGGCATTGATGGTGGCGGGGAGCTATTGGATGGCTGGCGGGCTCATCCGACCAATTCGCCATATTTTAGACCAGGTGAATGTGCTGGCTTCAGGCCGGCTTGATACTCGCTTAAAAGTCAGCAGCTTTGACGAGCTTGGACTCCTCGCCCACAAAATCAACATCATGGCAGACAACTTGGGCCGTTATACGACCGAGCTGAGGCAAAAGAGCGAAGAGAACCGGTCCATGAAGGAGTATCTTGAATCGATTATAAGCCAGACGGCTGATGCGATTCATATCACGGATGTCAAAGGGCGGGTGCTGCAAGTCAATGCCGCCTTCGAAAGGCTGTACGGCTGGAGCAGCGAAGAAATTGTCGGGAAGTATCTCGATTTTCTCCCGGAGTCCGAGTTAGATGGGAGGACCATTTGGCGTCCGGAGAATGAAGTGATTGAAACCGCCGAATCGGTATTGGCGGAGACCGTCCGATTACGCAAGGACGGCAGCCAAGTCGAGGTGAGCATCAGCGTATCGCCTATCTTTGACCAAGCTGGCAAAATTACCGCATTGATCAGCATTTCCCGCGATATGACGGAGCACAATAAAATGGAAGACTTGCTGCGTCGGTCAGAGAAGCTGACCACCGTGGGTCAGCTCGCCGCCGGGGTTGCGCATGAAATTCGCAATCCGTTGACGACGCTCCGCGGGTTTCTGCAAATGCAGCAGCGCACCCGGGTGGTGAACGTGATGCATACCGATGTCATGCTGGCGGAGCTGGACCGGATTAATCTCATCGTCAGCGAATTTCTGATTTTAGCCAAGCCTCAGGCAGTGCAGTTTCAGATCAAGGACGTCCGCTTCACGATGGGGGACGTCGTCTCTTTGTTGGATAGCGAAGCCCATTTACATAATATTGAATTTGAAGTGCATTTCTCGCCGAGCCCGGTTCTGGTACACTGTGAAGAGAACCAACTGAAGCAGGTATTCATCAACTTATTGAAAAATGCAATGGAGGCCATGCCCAAAGGAGGGAAGATCCTGCTTCAAGTGGAGGAGGACGACAGTGGCTTTGCCGTGCTCCGCGTCATCGATGAAGGCGAGGGGATTTCCAAGGACCGGCTTCAGAAGCTGGGAGAGCCTTTTTACACGAACAAGGAGAAAGGGACCGGTCTCGGTCTGATGATCAGCCAGCGGATCATTGAAGGACACCGCGGGACGCTGAAGATCGAAAGCGAGCTTGGAAAAGGAACGGCTGTAACCATTACCCTCCCGCTTGTACAGGAGGAGGAAGAACATCACGAAGGGCAAGCGGATCTCGCGAATTAA
- the rluF gene encoding 23S rRNA pseudouridine(2604) synthase RluF, producing MRINKFISETGFCSRREADKLVESGQVTINGVKAVLGSQAEPGDDVRVNGRPIAAKRSKHVYIALNKPVGITCTTETHVKGNIVDFVGHPERIFPIGRLDKDSEGLILLTSDGDIVNKILRAEGKHEKEYIVTVDRPITPSFVKAMSEGVKILGEMTLPCKVTRVSDRVFRIILTEGKNRQIRRMCSALGYEVRRLQRIRIMNIHLGQQKVGTWRDLTEQEKRELGLALNYELS from the coding sequence ATGAGGATTAATAAATTCATCAGTGAAACGGGATTCTGCTCCCGGCGGGAGGCGGACAAGCTGGTCGAGTCAGGCCAAGTGACCATTAACGGCGTCAAGGCGGTTCTAGGCAGCCAGGCGGAGCCTGGAGACGATGTCCGGGTCAATGGGAGACCGATTGCGGCGAAGCGCTCTAAGCATGTGTATATCGCTTTAAATAAGCCGGTGGGGATCACCTGTACAACGGAAACGCATGTGAAAGGCAATATTGTGGATTTCGTTGGGCATCCGGAGCGGATTTTTCCGATTGGACGACTGGATAAGGACTCGGAGGGATTAATCCTGCTCACCAGCGATGGTGATATCGTCAACAAAATTCTGCGGGCGGAAGGCAAGCATGAGAAGGAATATATCGTGACCGTGGATCGGCCGATTACACCTAGCTTTGTGAAGGCGATGAGCGAAGGCGTTAAAATTCTCGGGGAAATGACGTTGCCGTGCAAGGTGACGCGGGTTTCGGATCGGGTGTTCCGAATTATTCTGACCGAGGGGAAGAATCGGCAAATTCGCCGAATGTGCAGCGCTCTCGGGTATGAGGTGCGCAGGCTGCAGCGCATTCGGATTATGAACATCCATCTCGGCCAACAGAAAGTGGGCACCTGGCGCGACTTAACCGAACAAGAGAAGCGGGAGTTGGGCTTGGCCCTGAATTACGAGCTTTCCTAA
- the motB gene encoding flagellar motor protein MotB, translated as MSKKNKKHQDHEEHADESWLLPYSDLMTLMLALFIVLYGMSTVDALKFQEMSEAFKSVLTGGTSVLDQNAMISNNKTSLSEIETPKSTQDGLMTKKNELKRQEQQNLEALKKQLDTYIKENGLTDDLETKLNQSQLMITISDKALFASGEAVVKPEARQLAKAISNMLQQFPDYEVIVSGHTDNVPISTYEFPSNWDLSSVRALNFMKILLLNTNLDPKKFSAIGYGEYHPVASNDTAAGRAQNRRVEVSIIRKYVDSTEQLGVTAAHE; from the coding sequence AAGATCACGAGGAACATGCCGACGAGAGCTGGCTGCTCCCTTATTCTGACCTGATGACGCTGATGTTGGCGTTGTTTATCGTCCTTTATGGGATGAGCACGGTTGATGCTCTGAAATTCCAAGAGATGAGCGAAGCATTTAAGAGCGTGCTGACCGGAGGCACCAGTGTCCTCGATCAAAACGCCATGATCAGCAACAACAAGACTTCGCTCAGCGAAATCGAGACGCCAAAATCCACCCAGGATGGCTTAATGACGAAGAAGAACGAGCTGAAGCGTCAAGAACAGCAGAACCTGGAAGCTTTGAAGAAGCAGCTAGACACCTATATCAAGGAAAATGGATTAACGGATGACCTGGAAACGAAACTCAATCAATCCCAGCTGATGATCACGATTAGCGACAAGGCGCTTTTCGCTTCAGGAGAAGCCGTGGTGAAACCGGAAGCTCGTCAGTTAGCTAAGGCGATCTCCAACATGCTTCAGCAATTTCCGGATTATGAGGTTATCGTATCCGGCCATACCGACAACGTACCGATCTCAACCTATGAATTCCCGTCCAACTGGGATTTAAGCTCGGTGCGGGCGTTGAATTTTATGAAGATACTCCTGCTTAACACGAACTTGGATCCGAAGAAGTTTAGTGCCATCGGATATGGGGAATATCACCCTGTTGCCAGCAACGATACGGCTGCGGGCCGCGCACAGAACCGCAGGGTCGAAGTCTCGATCATCCGCAAGTACGTGGATAGCACCGAGCAGCTTGGCGTAACGGCTGCCCACGAATAA